CGCAGAGTTGAAGAAGCTGCATACATCGTTAAGGAGCGTGCTTAAGCAGGCGATTCGCGCCGGCGGTTCGTCGATATCCGACTACGTGGACGCGGACGGACAGCGCGGCCGTTTCCAGTTCCATCATCGTGTTTATGGGCGCGAAGGCCAGCCCTGCCAGGTTTGCAAGGCGCCGATCAAGCGTGTTGTGATCGCGGGCCGCAGCGCGCATTATTGCCCGAAGTGCCAGAGGTAGTGGGGACACGACCATTTCCCGCGCGTCCTTTGTGGTGGATGGTCGTGGGCGCAAGAATTCGCCATCCTGGGCCGGAAAATGCTAGGCTCCGCGCTATGAAGAGCTTCGCGATCGGCGTGGATCTTGGTGGCACGAACCTGCGAATTTCCGCCGTCGATGGTGAGGGAAACCTGCTGGAGAAAGTCACCACCGGCACCCACGTGTCCAAGGGGCGGGACTTTGTGATCGATGAAATGTGCGAAGCCATCCGCACACTCTCCGGCAAGTTTCAGAAGTCAGCTCAACTGGTGGGGGTGGGAATTGGTGTGCCGGGCATTATTGACAAGCGCACCGGGATGATACGGGAATCGCCGAATCTAGCTGGCTGGCACAACTATCCGGTGAAAGAGGAAATCGAGCGCCGGTTGGGAGCGCCAGTCATCCTGGAAAACGACGCCAACGCAGCCGCGCTGGGCGAAAACTGGCTGGGGGCGGCGCGCGGCATGGACGATATGTGCATGATCACACTGGGAACCGGCGTGGGTGGCGGCGTGGTTTTGCGCAACCAGATCTGGCACGGTATGACGGGAATGGCCGGCGAGTTCGGTCACATGACCGTTGATCCCAATGGACCGCAGTGCGGCTGCGGAAATACCGGTTGTGTTGAGCAGTATGCCTCCGCGAAGGCGGTGTTGCGCATGGCACGGGAAGCAGTCGCCAGCGGCAAGCCCACCGAAATCGTGCAACTGAGCCAGGGACCCGACGTGGAATTCAATGCCAAGGCGATTTTCAATCTCGCCCTGGAAGGCGATCAAGCGGCTAAGGCAATCTTCCATCAGGTGGGATGGGCGCTGGGCATCCTGATGGCCGATCTGGTCAACGCCTTCAATCTTCACATGTACGTGATCGGGGGAGGGGTTTCGAATGCATGGGAGGCCTTCGCTCCAGCGCTGTTCGACGAAGCGCGCAAGCGTTCGATGGTGTACGCCGCAACCGCACCACCGTCAGAAGCCGAGCCCAAAGGCGCAGCCGCAAAAATCACCGCGGGACCAGCCCCCAAGCTGAAGCAGACCATCATCACCCGCGCTTTGCTGGGAAGCGATGCGGGCTTGTACGGGGCCGCCCGGTTGCCATTGCTAAGCACGGAGACCAAGGTGCATGGCATGGGGCAGACGGCATAGGAGCGAGCACTCAGCAGTTACCGCTAACCATTCAGCACTTGGCATTCAACTGGCTGCCTCGGTTCGCTGCCATGCAGTTCGGCGCTAACCTGCGGAGTGAGCCACTACTTTGAATAACATGTAATACTTGGTATACTTTGAATATAGGAATTGAACGGAAGTTCTATGGCGACGGTTGCCCCTAAGGCACGGCTCAAGATTGCGGATGAAGTTTGGATCATCATGGCATTACTTCATCGAGAGCATCCAAACCGATTGGACTTTACAATCGAGGAGGTCATGGAGCGGGCACGAAAAGAGGGATTGACCCGCCACCTTCGATCCGGATTCTACGTTCATGTGGTTCAGCATTGTGTGGCCAATCGCCCTCCCAATCCTGGCCGCTACCGCATGCTTTTTGAGACGGCACCAGGCCGTCGGCGGATTTTTCGGGAGAGCGATTCCTATCATCCGCAGCGCGAGGGATCGAAGATCATGCCCTCCAGAGAGGACTTGCCCCCCAGGTATAGCGGGTTATTGGCCTGGTACCGTGCGTGGTCTTCGGCCGCTGCCACTAAGAGCCGGCAGGAGGATCCCTTGTTAAGCCTGCGCGGTTCTGGCAAACGGCTCTGGGCGAAAGAACACGCCGATGAGTACGTATGCCGGCTGCGAGAAGGCTGGGAATGAGCCGCATTTTCTGGGACACCAACATTTTCATTTATCTTTTCGAGGACTTTGGAGAACTGTCGAAAGCTGCGGCGAGCCTGCGTACAAGGATGCTGGCACGTGGAGATCGATTGCTGACCTCCACGCTGACTCTGGGAGAAATTCTTGTGAAACCTTTGGAAGCGGGTGATCTGGAGCTTTGCACAAAGTATGAGGAGGCGATCGCAAGCTCGTCGCTGGTGATACCTTTCGATCAGAATGCCGCCAAGATCTATGCTTCCATCCGACGCGATCGGGCGCTGCGCGGGCCCGACGCCATCCAGTTGTCTTGCGCAGCCGCAGCGCGAACAGACCTTTTCGTTACCAATGATGCGCGTCTTCAGGGAAAGCAAGTCGCTGGTATTCACTTCATTGTCCCGCTGGAACAGGCACCACTCTAACGATCAGCATGTGTGAGTGAAAAAGGCGTAGGAATTCGAAAGTGGGCTGATTCTTTCGACTCTAAGTTCCAAATCTGCAAGTTATCGTCGGTTGCTGACCGTGCCGACGGCCACCACTTTTTTCAGGGCTCCCAATAGAACCTGATTCTGCTGGGGTGTGCCGATGGTAATGCGCACAGCATGCGGACATCCCCAGGTTCCGGTCAGGGGACGCACAATCACGCCTTCCAATTCCAGGCGCCGGGCGAATTGCGCGGCATCCTCGCCGACATCCACATAGAGGAAGTTAGCCCAGGTAGGCAGCACGCGAAGGCCAAGTTCACTCATCCGGGCAGTGAGTTCTTGCGCGCCATAAGAATTGTTCTCCACCGCTTTCTGAATATGGGAGTGGTCACGCATTGCCGCCAGGGCTGCAGCCTGCGCGATGAAGGTAACAGAAAAAACGGGCTTGATGCGGGAGAGGTAATAGATCAGTTCGGCATGCGCGAAGCCATAGCCGATGCGCGCTCCTGCCAGCGCGTGCGCCTTGGAGAAGGTGCGCAAGACCACCACCTGCCGTCCCGCGCGAACATATTCCAGCGAACGCGAATACTCCACGCCGCGCTGAGCAGCGAAATGGCTTGCAAAATCTGAATAGGCTTCGTCCAGCACGGTCAGGACGTGAGCCGGCAGGGTATCGAGGAACTCTTCGATCTCGCTGGGAGGGAGCATGGAGCCGGTGGGGTTATTGGGGTTGGCGATGAAAATCACGCGCGTGTCGGCGTCCACCGCGGCCCGGATTGCCTTGAGGTCAAAGCCATCGTTTTTCATCGGAACGCGAATCAGCTTGCCTCCGGCGGCTTGCGTCACGATAGGGTACTGCATGAAGGAGCGTTCGCTGGTGATGGCGTTCAGTCCAGGAGCGAGCAGAGCGCGACAAAGGATGTGCAGGAATGCAGTTGATCCCGCGGTCACCAGGACCTGGGTAAAATCCATATCGTGCTTAGCTGCCAACACATGCCTCAAGGCGGCGGTGTCGGCTTCGGGATAGAGATGAACCTCGGTCGAAGCCTGGCGGATCGCCTCCAGCGCCAGCGCAGAAGGCCCAAACGGGTTTTCGTTGGAAGCCAGTTTTATGCAGGTAACGCCGCTCTCCGTCTCCGCCTGCCGGACTGACTTGCCCGGCACATACTCACCCATACCGCGAATGTGCCCAGGGACGAGATGATCGAATTTGCTCATGCCATTGTTGTTTGTATCACAGCCGGGTATTTTGATTCTGCCTGGCCCTCTAACAGGTTGCGGAAAAGGCGTCTCTGCGAGGGATGGTTTTCCTCAGCGGCTCACGCCGGACTGAGTTCGCAGCGCCAGGGACGGCCTGAAGGCCGTCTCCTTCAAAACGCTCCACAAGTGGCGGATTTGTCCTCAGCCTCTCAAGCCGCGCGAATCATGCTTCTCAGCCGAGCGACTTCTGCCGGCCTGAGCTCGCGGAATCTGCCTGGTTCGACGTCCAGTTCCAGTGGGCCGTAGCGGATACGCTTGATTTTTTCCACGTGATGTCCGATCTCTTCGAACATACGACGAATTTGCCGGTTGCGCCCCTCGATGAGCGTGACTTCGTACCAGGGATTCGCGCCCTCGCGCGCCTGACGAATTTTTGCTGGAGCAGTTCTGATGGCGCGAGCTTCTGATGCCCGCTTCTTTTCGCCGGGACGTGCCTGGAGAGGGCGCAGGGTGACTCCCCGGCGGAGCTTTTCGATGGCCTCAGCCGATGGCTCGCCGCTGACCTTCACCAGGTAAGTCTTCGGCACATGCGAACTGGCGTGCATCAGCTTCTGGGCTAAAGCTCCATCGTTGCTCATGAGGACCAGGCCTTCGCTGAGGTAGTCGAGGCGGCCGATGGGATAGACGCGCGCTTTCACGCCGCGCAACAGGTCCATGATAGTGGGGCGGCCCTCGGGATCAGAAACCGTGGTTACATAACCTTTGGGCTTGTTGACCAGAAGATACACGTGGGTTTCGGAGGGTTTCAGCAGCCTGCCGGAAACGCGAATGTGATCATGTTGCGGGTCGGCTTTTGTGCCCAGCTCGGTGACGACTCTTCCGTTGACGCTGACCTGGCCTCCCTCGATGAGCTTCTCCGCATGCCGGCGGGAAGCGATTCCGGCAGCGGCGATAATCTTTTGCAGACGCTCTTGCATGGATAGGTGAGCCGAGGGCCGTTAATTCAGTGACAGTATCTAATGTCGATGCAATTCGGCGGACTCTGGCTGCTGTTCGTGTTCGCTGGTCGTAGCTCTCGGTTCGGAGCTTGATGAATGAGTCTGGGTTGTCTCCGTACCGTGCGGATTGGCAAACATCTCGCCCTGGACCTCGTTGGCGATGAGCTTTTCGAATTCTTCGATGCTGGGCAGCTCGCTGACATCCTTCAAGCCGAAGCGAAGCAGGAAATCCTTACTGGTCTTATAAAGGATGGGGCGGCCGATGACAGCCTTTCGTCCCGCGGTG
This genomic interval from Terriglobales bacterium contains the following:
- a CDS encoding pseudouridine synthase, producing MQERLQKIIAAAGIASRRHAEKLIEGGQVSVNGRVVTELGTKADPQHDHIRVSGRLLKPSETHVYLLVNKPKGYVTTVSDPEGRPTIMDLLRGVKARVYPIGRLDYLSEGLVLMSNDGALAQKLMHASSHVPKTYLVKVSGEPSAEAIEKLRRGVTLRPLQARPGEKKRASEARAIRTAPAKIRQAREGANPWYEVTLIEGRNRQIRRMFEEIGHHVEKIKRIRYGPLELDVEPGRFRELRPAEVARLRSMIRAA
- a CDS encoding ROK family protein; this encodes MKSFAIGVDLGGTNLRISAVDGEGNLLEKVTTGTHVSKGRDFVIDEMCEAIRTLSGKFQKSAQLVGVGIGVPGIIDKRTGMIRESPNLAGWHNYPVKEEIERRLGAPVILENDANAAALGENWLGAARGMDDMCMITLGTGVGGGVVLRNQIWHGMTGMAGEFGHMTVDPNGPQCGCGNTGCVEQYASAKAVLRMAREAVASGKPTEIVQLSQGPDVEFNAKAIFNLALEGDQAAKAIFHQVGWALGILMADLVNAFNLHMYVIGGGVSNAWEAFAPALFDEARKRSMVYAATAPPSEAEPKGAAAKITAGPAPKLKQTIITRALLGSDAGLYGAARLPLLSTETKVHGMGQTA
- the hisC gene encoding histidinol-phosphate transaminase, translating into MSKFDHLVPGHIRGMGEYVPGKSVRQAETESGVTCIKLASNENPFGPSALALEAIRQASTEVHLYPEADTAALRHVLAAKHDMDFTQVLVTAGSTAFLHILCRALLAPGLNAITSERSFMQYPIVTQAAGGKLIRVPMKNDGFDLKAIRAAVDADTRVIFIANPNNPTGSMLPPSEIEEFLDTLPAHVLTVLDEAYSDFASHFAAQRGVEYSRSLEYVRAGRQVVVLRTFSKAHALAGARIGYGFAHAELIYYLSRIKPVFSVTFIAQAAALAAMRDHSHIQKAVENNSYGAQELTARMSELGLRVLPTWANFLYVDVGEDAAQFARRLELEGVIVRPLTGTWGCPHAVRITIGTPQQNQVLLGALKKVVAVGTVSNRR
- a CDS encoding type II toxin-antitoxin system VapC family toxin, with the protein product MSRIFWDTNIFIYLFEDFGELSKAAASLRTRMLARGDRLLTSTLTLGEILVKPLEAGDLELCTKYEEAIASSSLVIPFDQNAAKIYASIRRDRALRGPDAIQLSCAAAARTDLFVTNDARLQGKQVAGIHFIVPLEQAPL